In Synergistaceae bacterium, the DNA window CTGTCGATTGTGATTTTCGCTCCCATGTCCCACACAGGATGACGCAATGCCATCTCAGGCGTAACGGTCTGCAATTCTTCCGCCGTGAAATTCCTGAAAGGCCCGCCGGAAGCCGTAAGATATATTTTCCGCACGAACGCTTTATCCTCACCGTGAAGGCACTGCCATATAGCATTGTGTTCACTGTCTAACGGCCTCAATTGCTCAGCATGTTTCACGAGGGGCATTACCCATTTTCCCGCAACTACTATGCTTTCTTTGTTGGCAAGTGATACGGTCTTCCCCGCCCTCAGTGCCGAGCATAGAGCCTTTATCGCCGCCGTTCCTGATGACGCGAAAACTACATGATCTATTTCCGGGTCAAGTGCTATTTCCTCAAGTCCTGCTTCACCTGTTAATTCATAGGCGTAAATTTTGCTGACAGTGAATTTTTTTGCGAGGCGTGATAGTTTTTCTGACTGACGATTTGCCGCGATTGCTTTGACTGAAATTTTGTCCGGCCATGATTCGCACACTGACATTACAGCCCCGCCAACGCTCCCTGTTGCGCCGATAATACCGACATTAATCACAGTATCACCCTCAGTACAAGATACGTAAGAAGCCCGCTGAACAAAATGCTGTCGAAACGGTCAAGCATTCCCCCGTGTCCCGGAATAACATGGCCTGAGTCCTTTTCGCCGGCCTCGCGCTTTATGAGGGACTCGGCCAAATCACCGAGCTGTCCGAAAATCCCGCATATGAACCCAATCAATATTAACGGGTAAGCAGGAAGAGTGAAGAAATATATTGCCCCGGCGTTCGCGAGAAGGCTGCCGATGATTCCGGCTATGAAGCCCTGAACGGTTTTTCCCGGGCTGACATGCTCGCAGAGTTTTGTTGTACCGAACATTTTCCCGCCGATATACGCCCCGACATCACAGCCCCATGTGCAGAAGAATAATGTATCAAGAACCTGCCGCCCGAATGCGTAATCCCTCAGCATTGACATACAGGCCCACGGCACCGTGATATAAAGCACTCCCGAAATCACCGCGCCGGAGTTCATTACCGCGCTGCTTGTTCCCGCTGTCATCTGCCGCCTGAATACCTCGACAGACATCACGGAGAATACGCACAATGACAATATCATTCCCAGCACAATTGGCTGAGGGTTCTGCTGTTTCGCCGCAATCATGAATATCACCGAGAACAAATAGCCCATGCCGGGAGAAATTCTCGCGCCCCGTATTTTTCCCGCAAGCCTGTAATATTCGCTGAGTGAGACCAGAGCAATGCTGCCCGCGATGAGAGTCCATGCTATGCCGCCGGTGTTTATCCCCCAGAGAATTACGGCGACAATAACAATGCTGCTTAATGTCCGCAGGCGCAGTTCGGTGTCATTTTTTAAGCCCGCCATAACGCCGCTCCCTTCCCGCGTAACTGTCCAATGCCTTGCGTAATTCTTCCTCTCCGAAATCCGGCCAGTGTATATTTGTGAAATAGTACTCGCTGTACGCGCTCTCCCACAGCCAGAAATTACTGAGCCGCAATTCACCGCTTGTCCTGATAATCAAATCGGGGTCGGGGACATCAGGAAGGTAGAAATGACTCCGCAGGTCTTCTTCTGTTACGGGAGATTTTACGCCTGACGACATGAGAGAGTTTACAGCGTCGATAATCTCAGCGCGTCCGCCGTAATTTATGCAGAGTATGAAGTCTAGTATTTTCTCGTCCTTTGTGTAGTCCTCTGCCCACTGCATTTGCCGCAAAAGCTCTTCCGGGATTCTGTCCTTGCGGCCGCAGAAACGAATCCGTGCGCCCTCCGCTTTGACCTCATCGACCTTCCGCCGGAGATAGTACCCGAAAAGCCGCATTAGCCCTGTAACTTCCATTATTGGCCGATTCCAGTTCTCTGTGGAAAATGCGTAGACGGAAAAATAGCGTATCCCCTCGCGTTTCACTAGCCGCACCATGTCTTCAAGTTTTCGGAGTCCCGCCCTGTGTCCCATAAGGCGGGGAAGGTTTCTGCTTTTTGCCCAGCGACCATTTCCGTCAAGAATTATTGCGAGGTGCCGGGGTATTCGTGAGTCTGTCATGATATGCTGCCTCCTTGTGTGAGTTCGTCAATTTTTGCCTTCAATGCGCGTACATCCTGCCACGTTAAATCTTTAGGGCTTCCCTTTGCGCGTGATTCATTCCGTAATAAATAGCTTGGGTGAAACATAGGTAACAGCAAAATTCCGCGCCACGGAATCCACTGCCCGCGGAGTGATGTTATACCCTGCTTTGTGTTCAGAAGAAACTGTGTCGGAACATTGCCCAGCGTAACAACTATATCCGGGTGCAATAATATTAACTGTGTTTCAAGAAATTCGCTGCACGCTTCAGCCTCTTCAATCTTGGGATTCCTGTTCTCAGGGGGGCGGCATTTCACTATATTTGTGATGTACAGGCTTTTGCGGGGGATATTTCCGCCCTGCTCCAATATGCTTGTGAGGAGCATACCAGCCTTTCCGACAAACGGAAGCCCGGTAGCGTCCTCATCAGCTCCCGGCCCTTCACCGACAAGAACAACCCTGCAATTTTCCGTTGGGCCGTCGCCGAAAACAGTATTGTGCCTTTTCTCGCAAAGTCCGCACTTCCTGCAATCGTTTACGCGCTGCCTGAGTTCGTCCCAAGCTGTATTAATGTTAGTGTCCATTGTCATAAAAATATCTCGTTTACTCTTATATTAACCTGCCTGATTTCCATTCCTGTGAAGTAGCTTAGTCCCATGCGTAATTTTCTCTGCAATGTCTTGGCAATAGATAAAGCACTCCTTCCCGAAAGGTTCAAATCAATCTCAACGCTAAGTGAAATTCTGTCATCATCTGTTTCAATGTCAATACTTCTGATTTTGCGAACGTGGTCGCGGAGTTCCAATAATTTCCGGCACATCTCTAATAATGCCTCAGAGCCTATTGTTACTTTTCCGTTGAAGCTGAAGAGGGGCTTTACTATTGTGTTGCGGGATTCGTCTTTGTCCCTTCCCTTGAAGAAGCCGCGAATCTGGCTGACGAGCTTTCCGGCAAAGTTCTGCTGAATCTGTGCTTTTGCCGCCGGTACTACGTGCTGTTTCTTCTCTCTGCGTTCACGGAGCGCCGACTCTATTTCCTCCGGTGAAGATACGTCTGATATGCGTATGGTTCTTGACGGAGGATTAAGTCCGAGGCGGGATGTGATTTTCGCGGCCATGTCATCGGAAGTTGCCAGTATCATAATTTTTGCGGGGTGATTCTTTGCGAGGCAGGCTGATACTTCATCGCGGTGTTCGGGGTACTCGAATATAGCGCGCTTAATGGCACGTAAGCGGTTAATCTCAGATTTTGCGCTCCGTCCTGCCAAAATTCTCCCGCGTGAAATCATGAGTCCGTCATCAATGATAACATCAATGCCATTCTGACGGGCTACCATTGTAGCGCGGTGGCTCTTTCCTGTTCCGGCAGGCCCTACGAAAGCTGTAACCTCAATGTCAGACAAGCTCAACCCTCGCGCCCAGCCCCCGTAATTTTTCGTCTATTGCCTCATAGCCGCGCCATACGTGAATCATGTCGTCGACTCTTGTCTCACCCTTTGCCGAAAGCCCCGCGATAATCAGAGCCGCGCCCGCCCGCAGGTCTGTAGCTTTGACGCTTGCCCCCTGCAGCCCGTCAACACCCCGAATAATGGCAACGTCCCGCGAAATCTGAATATCTGCTCCCATTCGGTTTAGCTCCTGCGCGTAAAGGAATCTTGCCTGAAACACGCTCTCCTCGATTGTGCTGACTCCTTTTGCGACTGACAGAGCCGCGGCCATCTGAGGCTGTGAGTCAGTCGGGAAACCTGGGTAAGGCATAGTCTTTACTGTAACGGGGTGAAGTTTTTTCTTTGACGGGAAAATTTCAACGGTGCTTTTTTTGACGGAAAATTTTGCTCCGGCCTCCTCAAGTTTTGCGAGTATCGCGTCAATGTGGGACGGCACGAGGTCTTCAACCTTAATATGTCCGTTCGTCATGATCCCTGCAAGAATGTAAGTGCAAGCCTCTATTCTGTCGGGGATGACTCTTTCACGGCCTGAGCGGGCGCGGTCAATCCCGATGATTCTGACTCCTCCTGCGCCTTCTGACTCGACAGTAACGCCGATACAGCGCAATACTGCGGCGAGGTTGTCGATTTCGGGTTCGCGGGCTACGTTCTCGATGATAGTCTCGCCCTGAGCGAGCGAGGCGGCCATCATGAGATTCTCTGTCGCTCCTACTGACGGGAAATCAAGATATATTCTCCGGCCTCTGAGTCTTCCTTTGACGCTTGCATGAACGACTCCGTTCTGTATTTCTATTTCCGCGCCCATCTGCTTTAGTCCTTTGAGGTGCAAATCTATGGGACGGCTTCCGATTGAGCATCCGCCGGGGAGGGGTAATGAGACTTTACCGCAGTTCGCGAGCAGAGGCCCTAATACGAGGGAGGACGCACGCATTTTGCGGGCTAATGTCTCTGAGACTTCCCACTTCAGCTCATCGGGCGTGTGAAATATTACCTGCGAAGATTTTGAGTCGCGACTGATTTCGACTTCAACGCCGAGTGATTCGAGGGTCTCAATCATCGTATGAATGTCGTACAAGTCCGGGACGTTATCGAGGGTTAGAGTCTGGCCTTTGAGCAGGAGACACACGGCCATAACGGGAAGAGCGGCATTTTTCGCGCCCTGAGTTTTGACCGTTCCGCTGAGGGGGATTCCTCCGTTAATTTTCATTGTGTTGAATATGATTAATTCCTCCTTTCTGAGAGTTTAATCTTTCCAGAACTTATTGACATATTTCACAGCTTCTTCAGCGGTGATGCCAAATTCTTACGGCTGATTTTATTATGTTACATGCTTTGCCGTACATTTCTGTTACTTCATCTTGTCTGCTATCTCGTTTTAGCGGCTTCTGAGGTAATCTCTGATAATTTTCATGATTTTTCCCAGAGCTTTCTGACGTACTGCGCGGCATTTTCAGCGGTGAGGCCGAAATCCTGAGCGAGCATATTTATCGCCTCATCGAGAGTTGCGCCGAATCTCCTGCACATTTTCACGGTGTTCTCCATTGCTCCCTCAATTTTTCCTTTCTTTTTGCCTCTTTTTTCGCCTTCTTTCTCACGTTCTTGGGCGTACTTCTCTGTTACATAATCTTGCTTGAACAGCATTATCATTATAGTGATTACCTCCTTTTCCAGGCTTTCAAGATATTCTTTCAGAACATTATCATTCTGGCATATCCTTATTGTGTTTTCTGCGGCTTCTCTTGTTCGGCCATGAATTTTTATCTGACTGTCAAGCACATGCGTGAAAATTATATACTGCCCTATGATGTCATTCTTATTCTCAGAATGTATTACCTTCACAAGAATATCAAGTTTTGCATTGGGATTTTGCCAGAAATCCTGCCTCATTGAGATTATATCCTTGTCAATCTTTCTGCTTCCCGTATATATCACGTAAAATTCCGGCTCAGGGATATTAATCTTCTTTGAGCCGTAAACGTTAAGCCCGTTTTCAATAATATAATCATAGTAAGTTGAGGAAAGATACAGCAGAAGCCTTATGAGAATATTTATGCTCCAAGTTGACTGTGCTTCGGCAAAAATAATCAGCCTGCCTTTCACCATCAGCGCAAGATCATTATATTGCCCGTTCATGACAACAGAATTAAGCGTAACAAGTTTTATGTCATCTTCCGTTATGTCAGTCATTTCCGGGTGAAGTGTCTGCACTAATTGCAGTTGGTATTTCGGAATGCTGAAGAGGTCAAGAAAGACGGAATTTTTTGCGCCCCGCTGAATATTCGGTGTGTCTATGGCTCATTCCTCCCCGTGAGAGAAAAGCACATTCCGCTAAAACATGCTCCGTATTTTAGGATTCTTGTTGCCTGCGGCTAAATGTTTTGCGGTGAATCCTTCCTGGTCTTTTGCGTTCACATCAGCTCCGGCATCAAGCAACGTCCTTATTATTTCCGGATTTTCAGAATGTATTACTGCCTGCATTAATATTGTCGAACCTCCATAAACCCTAGTGTTGACATCAGCACCGGCGTTAAGGAGAGCTGAAACTATTTCGGGATTATCACTGAAAGCAGCGGCAACCATCAAAAGAGTAATTCCCTGCTCACCTTTTGCATTCACGTCAGCACCTGAAGCGATTATTGCCTTCACTCTGTCGGGTGTGA includes these proteins:
- a CDS encoding 1-deoxy-D-xylulose-5-phosphate reductoisomerase; amino-acid sequence: MNVGIIGATGSVGGAVMSVCESWPDKISVKAIAANRQSEKLSRLAKKFTVSKIYAYELTGEAGLEEIALDPEIDHVVFASSGTAAIKALCSALRAGKTVSLANKESIVVAGKWVMPLVKHAEQLRPLDSEHNAIWQCLHGEDKAFVRKIYLTASGGPFRNFTAEELQTVTPEMALRHPVWDMGAKITIDSATLMNKGIELIEAMYLFGLNESQVDALISPGSFVHGLAEFEDGSVKLLAAEPDMKLPAASCLFWPERFFPSPDFRRPVFVREIAFSEIDAQRFPAVRIAREVMRLKGAYPAVLVGADEVAVDLFLKGKIGFAEISGLVEKVLESRKWTEPASLDEGIALVDEGRREALRIAG
- a CDS encoding phosphatidate cytidylyltransferase, which translates into the protein MAGLKNDTELRLRTLSSIVIVAVILWGINTGGIAWTLIAGSIALVSLSEYYRLAGKIRGARISPGMGYLFSVIFMIAAKQQNPQPIVLGMILSLCVFSVMSVEVFRRQMTAGTSSAVMNSGAVISGVLYITVPWACMSMLRDYAFGRQVLDTLFFCTWGCDVGAYIGGKMFGTTKLCEHVSPGKTVQGFIAGIIGSLLANAGAIYFFTLPAYPLILIGFICGIFGQLGDLAESLIKREAGEKDSGHVIPGHGGMLDRFDSILFSGLLTYLVLRVIL
- the uppS gene encoding di-trans,poly-cis-decaprenylcistransferase: MTDSRIPRHLAIILDGNGRWAKSRNLPRLMGHRAGLRKLEDMVRLVKREGIRYFSVYAFSTENWNRPIMEVTGLMRLFGYYLRRKVDEVKAEGARIRFCGRKDRIPEELLRQMQWAEDYTKDEKILDFILCINYGGRAEIIDAVNSLMSSGVKSPVTEEDLRSHFYLPDVPDPDLIIRTSGELRLSNFWLWESAYSEYYFTNIHWPDFGEEELRKALDSYAGRERRYGGLKK
- a CDS encoding uracil-DNA glycosylase, giving the protein MTMDTNINTAWDELRQRVNDCRKCGLCEKRHNTVFGDGPTENCRVVLVGEGPGADEDATGLPFVGKAGMLLTSILEQGGNIPRKSLYITNIVKCRPPENRNPKIEEAEACSEFLETQLILLHPDIVVTLGNVPTQFLLNTKQGITSLRGQWIPWRGILLLPMFHPSYLLRNESRAKGSPKDLTWQDVRALKAKIDELTQGGSIS
- a CDS encoding Asp23/Gls24 family envelope stress response protein yields the protein MSDIEVTAFVGPAGTGKSHRATMVARQNGIDVIIDDGLMISRGRILAGRSAKSEINRLRAIKRAIFEYPEHRDEVSACLAKNHPAKIMILATSDDMAAKITSRLGLNPPSRTIRISDVSSPEEIESALRERREKKQHVVPAAKAQIQQNFAGKLVSQIRGFFKGRDKDESRNTIVKPLFSFNGKVTIGSEALLEMCRKLLELRDHVRKIRSIDIETDDDRISLSVEIDLNLSGRSALSIAKTLQRKLRMGLSYFTGMEIRQVNIRVNEIFL
- the murA gene encoding UDP-N-acetylglucosamine 1-carboxyvinyltransferase, with the translated sequence MKINGGIPLSGTVKTQGAKNAALPVMAVCLLLKGQTLTLDNVPDLYDIHTMIETLESLGVEVEISRDSKSSQVIFHTPDELKWEVSETLARKMRASSLVLGPLLANCGKVSLPLPGGCSIGSRPIDLHLKGLKQMGAEIEIQNGVVHASVKGRLRGRRIYLDFPSVGATENLMMAASLAQGETIIENVAREPEIDNLAAVLRCIGVTVESEGAGGVRIIGIDRARSGRERVIPDRIEACTYILAGIMTNGHIKVEDLVPSHIDAILAKLEEAGAKFSVKKSTVEIFPSKKKLHPVTVKTMPYPGFPTDSQPQMAAALSVAKGVSTIEESVFQARFLYAQELNRMGADIQISRDVAIIRGVDGLQGASVKATDLRAGAALIIAGLSAKGETRVDDMIHVWRGYEAIDEKLRGLGARVELV